A genomic stretch from Pseudomonas mendocina includes:
- a CDS encoding tetratricopeptide repeat protein produces the protein MAKKNALPQTTQPDFAQATLQAWNGQLGLLQLLELCNQLSEQNAPLAAVLYQTWLKRNRTTHDHLALFNLGVILFNEGDYAGAGEVYSRAIRLAPDFLQPRFNLGLVHERLGQFDIATAQWQWIETHADASDPEQRQFLLMAVNNLGRHYEEQGRLADALHSLTKSLRIEPNQPDVIHHWVFLRAKQCVWPVYEPLPGLPEAIQREYTSAMAMISISEDPQQQLIAAQNYVRNKMASVPHKLSPDKPYKHKKLRIGYCSSDFCLHPVAKLTVELFELHDRDQFEVYGFDWSREDGSQIRQRVIKAMDHFERIHHLSDEAAAQLIRQHEIDILIDLQGQTLGARPAMIALRPAPLQITYLGLPATTGLPSIDYVIADKFLIPEDQAQYYSEKPLYLPDVYQSSDRQRQHSAIPTRSSCGLPEDAVVFCSFNNNYKFTEEMFDSWMRILQRTPNSVLWLLADNPWAQANLIAHAQGAGIDMSRLIFAPRVSPEDYLARFGVADLFLDTYPFNAGTTANDALWMGLPVLTRTGKTFASRMAGALLTAAGMPELITYDLTSYEEQAVALANATGKLQALREQLKDVKENGVLFDTPRLVKNLEEQLKHLVRPH, from the coding sequence ATGGCCAAGAAGAACGCCCTGCCTCAGACAACACAACCAGACTTCGCTCAGGCCACGCTTCAAGCCTGGAACGGACAGTTGGGTTTACTCCAACTGTTAGAGCTCTGTAACCAACTCAGCGAACAAAACGCGCCGCTGGCTGCTGTTCTGTACCAGACCTGGCTCAAACGTAACCGCACCACCCACGACCACCTTGCCCTGTTCAACCTGGGCGTGATCCTGTTCAACGAAGGGGATTACGCCGGAGCAGGTGAGGTCTATAGCCGGGCCATACGCTTGGCACCTGATTTTCTGCAACCTCGCTTTAACCTGGGCTTGGTGCATGAACGCCTGGGCCAGTTCGACATTGCTACCGCCCAGTGGCAATGGATTGAAACCCATGCCGACGCCAGCGACCCTGAACAACGCCAGTTCCTGTTAATGGCAGTGAACAACTTGGGCCGTCATTATGAAGAACAAGGCCGGCTTGCAGATGCCTTGCACTCGCTCACCAAAAGCCTGCGTATTGAGCCCAATCAACCGGATGTGATCCACCACTGGGTCTTCCTGCGCGCCAAACAGTGCGTGTGGCCGGTTTACGAACCATTGCCCGGACTTCCGGAAGCGATTCAGCGCGAGTACACCTCGGCCATGGCAATGATCAGCATCTCCGAAGACCCGCAGCAGCAGCTGATTGCCGCCCAGAATTATGTGCGCAACAAAATGGCCTCCGTGCCGCACAAACTATCTCCGGACAAACCATACAAGCACAAAAAACTGCGCATCGGTTACTGCTCGTCAGACTTCTGCTTGCACCCGGTGGCCAAGCTAACAGTTGAATTGTTCGAGCTGCATGACCGTGATCAGTTTGAAGTGTATGGGTTTGATTGGAGTCGCGAGGATGGCTCGCAAATCCGCCAGCGCGTGATTAAGGCCATGGATCATTTTGAACGCATTCATCACCTGAGCGATGAAGCCGCTGCACAGCTGATCCGCCAGCATGAAATTGATATTCTGATCGACTTGCAAGGGCAAACCTTGGGTGCTCGCCCAGCCATGATTGCCCTACGCCCAGCCCCGCTGCAAATCACCTATCTCGGCCTCCCGGCCACAACAGGCCTGCCATCGATCGACTACGTGATTGCAGACAAATTCCTGATCCCGGAAGACCAAGCCCAGTACTACTCGGAAAAGCCGCTGTACCTGCCAGACGTCTACCAGTCCAGCGACCGACAGCGCCAGCATTCCGCCATTCCAACCCGCAGCAGCTGCGGCCTGCCTGAAGATGCAGTGGTGTTCTGCTCATTCAACAACAACTACAAATTCACCGAGGAGATGTTTGACAGCTGGATGCGTATTTTGCAGCGCACTCCGAACTCTGTGCTCTGGCTACTGGCAGACAACCCCTGGGCGCAAGCCAATCTAATCGCCCATGCACAAGGCGCTGGTATTGATATGAGTCGGCTGATTTTCGCGCCACGTGTGTCGCCTGAAGATTACCTGGCGCGTTTTGGTGTGGCCGACCTGTTCCTCGACACCTATCCGTTCAACGCTGGAACTACAGCCAACGATGCCCTGTGGATGGGCCTGCCAGTGCTGACCCGCACGGGTAAGACCTTTGCTTCACGTATGGCCGGTGCGCTGCTCACAGCAGCAGGTATGCCTGAGCTCATCACCTACGATCTAACTAGTTATGAAGAGCAAGCCGTCGCCCTTGCCAACGCAACTGGAAAGCTGCAAGCACTAAGAGAGCAGCTTAAAGACGTGAAGGAAAACGGTGTGTTGTTTGATACTCCGCGACTGGTGAAGAACCTGGAAGAGCAGCTCAAGCATCTGGTCAGACCGCACTAA
- a CDS encoding class I SAM-dependent methyltransferase, producing the protein MSQEAVAGQRNYLEVLNILHEQLLPDLYMEVGVRNAGSLSLAKGCAVGIDPLKQFTKELPATTLFYEMTSDDFFAAAKNSNIEEKVDLAFIDGMHLFEYALRDFINIEAYATPWTVVVLDDMCPNHPAQAARDRKTTVWTGDVWKLRDCLKRYRPDLVQILLDTWPSGLLLIIGLDPSNTALSDNYETILKEYVHNDLAVPEGVLRREGAMAPNNELIVSTCELIKTVRTSHEPQEQMHKLRKLLAWRGL; encoded by the coding sequence ATGAGCCAAGAAGCTGTCGCGGGTCAGCGCAATTACCTTGAGGTACTGAACATACTGCATGAGCAGTTGTTACCGGACCTTTATATGGAAGTGGGCGTACGCAACGCCGGGAGCCTGAGTCTGGCCAAAGGCTGCGCAGTGGGAATCGACCCGCTTAAGCAGTTCACTAAAGAGCTTCCTGCCACAACGCTGTTCTATGAGATGACCAGCGATGACTTTTTTGCTGCTGCAAAAAACAGCAACATCGAAGAGAAGGTGGATCTGGCATTTATTGATGGCATGCACCTGTTCGAATACGCACTGCGTGACTTCATTAATATTGAGGCGTATGCGACTCCTTGGACTGTGGTGGTCCTGGATGACATGTGCCCCAACCACCCGGCTCAGGCTGCTCGGGATCGCAAGACCACAGTGTGGACTGGCGATGTGTGGAAACTGCGCGACTGCCTCAAGCGCTACCGCCCGGATCTGGTTCAGATTTTATTGGATACATGGCCCAGCGGCTTGCTGCTGATTATCGGCCTGGACCCTTCCAATACCGCGCTGAGCGATAACTATGAAACCATCCTCAAGGAGTACGTCCATAACGACCTGGCTGTACCTGAAGGGGTGCTGCGTAGGGAGGGGGCGATGGCTCCAAATAATGAACTGATTGTCTCCACCTGCGAGTTGATTAAAACCGTCAGGACCTCTCACGAGCCACAAGAACAGATGCATAAACTGCGCAAGCTGCTGGCGTGGAGAGGGCTATGA
- a CDS encoding flagellin yields the protein MALTVNTNVASLNTQRNLNTSSKGLDTSLQRLSTGFRINSAKDDAAGLQISNRLTSQISGLNVATRNSNDGISLAQTAEGALQQSTGILQRMRDLALQSANGSNGASERAALQGEVAQLQQELNRIAETTSFGGRKILDGSFGSQSFQVGANAYETISVSIGSAATDRIGVNRFTSSQGAGTGYAPTVQGSGFSATSGSAFASSGFSINSKLSQGDVAITYATSGAASEVAAAVNAKSDETGVTASARTVARLGGISAGASGAGNTVSFKLYGADSKTTADEGATVSAVIKDPADLGALADAINKETGKTGISAISKGGEIELVSSRGDAIVIGDFAATSGTATMTAYDFSGETAMSSGTISAGSGMRADGQIRFEAADAFSLTGMGSGMATSSGAVFSELDTVREIDISTSTGAQDALGIINGAIANIDSQRAQLGAVQNRFENTISNLQNISENASAARSRIRDTDFAAETSELTKNQILQQAGTAILAQANQLPQAVLSLLG from the coding sequence ATGGCCCTTACTGTCAACACAAACGTAGCCTCGCTGAACACTCAGCGTAACCTGAACACCTCGTCCAAGGGTCTGGATACTTCGCTGCAGCGCCTGTCGACTGGTTTCCGCATCAACAGCGCAAAAGATGACGCTGCTGGTCTGCAGATTTCCAACCGACTGACCAGCCAGATCAGCGGTTTGAATGTTGCAACCCGTAACTCGAACGACGGTATCTCTCTGGCCCAGACTGCTGAAGGTGCACTGCAGCAGTCCACTGGTATCCTGCAGCGTATGCGAGACCTGGCCCTGCAATCGGCTAACGGTTCCAACGGTGCGAGTGAGCGTGCTGCTCTGCAAGGTGAGGTGGCTCAGCTGCAACAGGAGCTGAACCGTATCGCTGAGACCACCAGTTTCGGTGGTCGCAAAATTCTTGACGGCTCGTTCGGTTCCCAGAGCTTCCAAGTGGGTGCCAACGCCTACGAAACCATCAGTGTTTCCATCGGTTCTGCAGCAACTGACCGTATCGGTGTAAACCGCTTTACCTCTTCCCAAGGGGCGGGTACCGGTTATGCGCCGACTGTACAAGGTAGCGGCTTTAGCGCCACTTCTGGCAGTGCGTTCGCATCCAGTGGTTTCAGCATCAACTCCAAGCTGTCCCAGGGTGATGTGGCTATTACTTACGCGACCAGCGGGGCTGCAAGTGAAGTAGCTGCTGCCGTAAACGCGAAAAGCGATGAGACTGGTGTAACTGCGAGTGCGCGTACAGTCGCCCGCTTGGGTGGTATTTCTGCTGGCGCATCGGGCGCTGGAAATACTGTCTCCTTCAAGCTTTACGGCGCTGACAGCAAAACTACTGCAGATGAGGGTGCTACTGTTTCTGCTGTGATCAAGGATCCAGCTGATCTGGGTGCTCTGGCTGATGCTATCAACAAAGAAACTGGCAAAACTGGTATCTCGGCCATCTCCAAAGGCGGAGAGATTGAACTGGTTAGCTCCCGCGGTGATGCGATCGTGATCGGCGACTTCGCGGCAACTTCCGGTACTGCAACCATGACTGCTTATGACTTCTCCGGTGAGACAGCCATGAGCTCTGGCACTATCTCCGCAGGTTCGGGCATGCGTGCTGATGGTCAAATCCGCTTTGAAGCAGCTGATGCCTTCTCACTGACTGGCATGGGCTCTGGGATGGCAACTAGCAGTGGTGCAGTATTCAGTGAGCTGGACACTGTTCGCGAGATCGATATCAGTACTTCGACTGGCGCACAGGATGCTCTTGGTATCATCAACGGCGCGATCGCTAACATCGACTCGCAGCGTGCTCAACTGGGTGCTGTACAGAACCGCTTTGAAAACACCATCTCCAACCTGCAGAATATCTCCGAGAACGCCTCTGCTGCTCGCAGCCGGATTCGGGATACTGACTTCGCAGCGGAGACTTCGGAACTGACCAAAAATCAGATCCTGCAACAGGCTGGTACCGCTATCTTGGCTCAGGCCAACCAGCTTCCACAGGCAGTGCTCAGCCTCTTGGGCTAA
- a CDS encoding glycosyltransferase yields the protein MSTRYKFDAEHNLYTRPEANRFNYSDGDAVENFLYNVIKNAADVSTGSEELQQHISNWPTLYHLSPMRANLFRPIAASLQGKKVLELGSGCGAISRFLGESGCELTCVEGSLRRAGITAARCRDLNNVKVYNDNFQNFETDERFDVVTLIGVLEYSRKFIGGEDPVGAALALARSFLKPDGVLLVAIENKLGLKYWAGAYEDHQGVPFYGIESLYGDGEAVTFGRRDLARILKQADFSELEFFYPYPDYKLPSMVLTERALEQRDDVLVNLLSGVFAPVQGANYQRTFSEGAAQRGLVENGLVGDLANSFFIVAKKGSGNWTGDPDAVAFTYSQGRRRQLSKEVSIHRAGTALEVRRQLLDSHAALPAWMQFSPVEPLHQGELLFNSLLTLMNREGWGVSALAEWLRPLSRVLFSAAVDKGGRLVLPGQYFDATPFNLVLDAEGNGTLFDLEWQLWPEIDVALPLFRGMFHSLARIGSVAQPMADTPLHLAELSSRVVSQLTGKPVDTDAYLAQEVEFQRQVQLFPGSVEGLKASMLDVRLSPTRLRQALQRYLDQGAHSQTVSSTAPQTTGSEIDITRTWLANRLPTEQENQLIAGHLEQHQGGPLLGVVVVDLEGDSAKLMTTIKSLGLDRCLYATLKIIALTPANVPQTSPTDKLHFVNIDPTDYVAQLNSVISESQVEWFMLARAGEEFTSSGLMMAALELIRQPQCRALYGDEMHRLANDELGAALRPGFNLDYLLSMPAVMAHHWLVKRELFVELGGYSVDQPEAMEFDLILRLIEQDGLNGLGHVAEPLLITDAPQLQDNPQEQATLLRHLSQRGYAAELKEHLPGRYRIDYQHASKPLVSIIIPTKDQLPMVQRCVESLLELTRYQNYEVIIVDNNSETPEAREWLQGIIGLNEPKLRVLRYPHPFNYSAINNMAAREARGEYLVLLNNDTAIIDGGWLDELLNHAQRPEVGIVGAKLLYPDGRIQHAGVVLGLRGPADHPFIGSPADAPGYMQRMQVVQNYTAVTAACLMIRREVYEQVGGLDEEVFKVSYNDVDLCLKSRQAGYLTVWTPFAQLLHEGSVSQNSVDTAAAEAKLKRFVSEQDAMYERWVSVLARDPAYNANLSLNGVGFEIEPDFKLTWRPLSWRPRPVVLAHPADPHGCGNYRIILPFKAQQKAGLIDGMLSPGLLHVADLERYDPDVIVLQRQIGDERLEAMRRIQKFSRAFKVYELDDYLPNLPLKNVHREQMPKDVLKSLRKGLSYVDRFVVSTERLAEAFTGLHGEIQVVENRLAPEWWEGLKSKRRQGRKPRVGWAGGASHTGDLELIADVVKALADEVEWVFLGMCPAKLRPYIHEFYPGVDIEKYPAALASLNLDLALAPVEQNLFNECKSNLRLLEYGVCGYPVICSDLACYQGDLPVTRVKNRFKDWVDAIRAHISDLDAAAKMGDELQVSVRSDWMLDENAARNWLQAWSGQ from the coding sequence GTGAGCACTCGGTATAAGTTTGACGCTGAACACAATCTCTACACGCGCCCTGAGGCGAATCGCTTTAACTACAGTGACGGCGATGCGGTGGAGAACTTCCTCTATAACGTCATCAAGAACGCTGCGGATGTCTCCACAGGCTCTGAAGAGCTGCAGCAGCACATCAGCAACTGGCCGACGCTGTATCACCTGAGTCCGATGCGCGCCAACCTGTTCCGCCCGATTGCTGCCAGCCTGCAGGGTAAAAAGGTGCTGGAGCTGGGTTCAGGCTGCGGTGCAATCAGTCGCTTCCTGGGGGAGTCCGGGTGCGAGCTCACGTGTGTTGAAGGTAGCCTTCGTCGTGCCGGTATTACGGCAGCCCGTTGCCGCGACCTGAACAACGTCAAGGTCTACAACGACAACTTCCAGAACTTTGAAACCGACGAGCGTTTTGATGTCGTGACGCTGATCGGGGTGCTTGAGTACAGCCGCAAGTTTATTGGCGGTGAGGATCCAGTTGGCGCAGCGCTGGCCTTGGCGCGATCCTTCCTTAAGCCGGACGGGGTTTTGCTGGTCGCGATTGAGAACAAGCTCGGTCTCAAATACTGGGCCGGTGCTTACGAAGATCACCAGGGCGTGCCGTTCTATGGTATCGAAAGCCTGTATGGCGACGGCGAAGCGGTGACGTTCGGACGTCGCGATTTGGCCCGCATTCTTAAGCAGGCCGATTTCTCTGAGCTTGAGTTTTTCTATCCGTACCCAGATTACAAACTGCCTTCGATGGTGCTCACCGAGCGTGCCCTCGAGCAGCGCGATGACGTACTGGTCAACCTGCTTTCCGGCGTATTTGCGCCGGTGCAAGGGGCGAACTATCAGCGCACGTTCTCCGAAGGCGCGGCTCAGCGCGGCCTGGTTGAAAACGGCCTGGTCGGTGACCTGGCAAACTCTTTCTTTATCGTTGCCAAGAAAGGCAGCGGTAACTGGACTGGTGACCCGGACGCTGTTGCGTTCACCTACTCTCAGGGCCGTCGTCGCCAGCTGAGTAAAGAAGTCAGCATCCATCGTGCGGGCACTGCACTGGAAGTGCGCCGCCAACTGCTTGATAGCCACGCCGCACTGCCAGCCTGGATGCAGTTCAGTCCGGTTGAGCCGCTGCATCAGGGTGAGTTGCTTTTCAACTCGCTGTTGACCCTGATGAACCGTGAAGGCTGGGGGGTGAGCGCTCTGGCCGAGTGGCTGCGTCCGCTGTCCCGCGTGCTGTTTAGTGCAGCTGTTGATAAGGGCGGCCGCCTTGTGCTTCCTGGACAATATTTTGATGCCACGCCGTTCAATCTGGTGCTTGATGCTGAAGGCAACGGCACGCTGTTTGATCTGGAGTGGCAACTTTGGCCGGAGATTGATGTGGCCTTGCCACTGTTCCGAGGCATGTTCCACAGTCTGGCGCGGATTGGCAGTGTCGCCCAGCCGATGGCCGATACTCCGCTGCATCTTGCCGAGCTGTCGTCGCGTGTGGTCAGCCAGCTAACTGGTAAACCGGTCGATACCGATGCATACCTGGCCCAGGAAGTTGAGTTCCAGCGTCAGGTTCAGTTGTTCCCCGGCAGCGTGGAGGGCCTCAAAGCGTCCATGTTGGATGTGCGTTTGTCGCCGACCCGCTTGCGTCAGGCTTTGCAACGCTATCTGGATCAGGGGGCACATTCCCAGACTGTCAGTTCTACCGCGCCCCAAACAACGGGTTCTGAAATCGACATTACCCGCACTTGGCTGGCCAACCGCTTGCCTACCGAGCAGGAGAACCAACTGATTGCCGGTCACCTTGAGCAGCATCAGGGTGGGCCGCTGCTGGGTGTGGTCGTGGTCGATCTGGAAGGCGACAGTGCCAAGCTGATGACAACCATCAAGAGTCTTGGTTTGGACCGCTGCCTCTACGCCACGCTGAAAATAATCGCACTGACGCCTGCGAACGTGCCGCAGACCAGTCCCACGGACAAGCTGCACTTCGTCAACATTGATCCGACTGACTATGTGGCGCAGCTAAATAGCGTCATCAGTGAGAGCCAGGTTGAGTGGTTTATGCTCGCCCGTGCCGGCGAGGAGTTCACCTCAAGCGGTCTGATGATGGCTGCATTGGAGCTGATCCGGCAGCCGCAATGCCGCGCCTTGTACGGTGATGAAATGCATCGCCTGGCCAATGACGAACTCGGCGCAGCCCTGCGTCCTGGTTTCAACCTGGATTACCTGCTGAGCATGCCGGCAGTGATGGCGCATCACTGGCTGGTTAAACGCGAGCTGTTTGTGGAGCTAGGCGGTTATTCCGTTGATCAGCCTGAGGCCATGGAGTTCGACTTGATCCTGCGACTGATTGAGCAGGACGGCCTGAACGGTCTGGGCCATGTCGCCGAGCCGCTTCTGATCACCGATGCGCCGCAGCTGCAGGACAACCCGCAAGAACAGGCTACGCTGCTGCGTCACCTGAGCCAGCGCGGTTATGCGGCTGAGCTGAAGGAGCATTTGCCGGGCCGCTACCGCATTGATTACCAACATGCTAGCAAGCCGCTGGTATCGATCATCATTCCGACCAAAGACCAACTGCCGATGGTGCAGCGTTGTGTCGAGTCGCTACTGGAGTTGACGCGTTACCAGAATTACGAAGTCATCATCGTCGACAACAACAGCGAAACCCCGGAGGCCCGCGAGTGGCTGCAAGGGATTATTGGCCTTAATGAGCCCAAGTTACGTGTCTTGCGCTATCCACATCCGTTCAACTACTCGGCCATTAACAACATGGCTGCCCGTGAAGCACGTGGCGAGTATCTGGTTCTGCTGAACAACGACACAGCCATCATCGACGGGGGCTGGCTGGACGAGCTACTCAACCACGCTCAGCGTCCGGAAGTGGGTATTGTCGGGGCCAAGCTGCTGTACCCGGACGGTCGCATTCAGCACGCCGGGGTAGTCTTGGGCCTACGCGGGCCAGCAGACCATCCGTTTATTGGCTCGCCGGCGGATGCGCCGGGTTACATGCAGCGCATGCAAGTGGTGCAGAACTACACTGCTGTGACTGCTGCTTGCCTGATGATTCGCCGTGAAGTTTACGAGCAGGTCGGTGGCCTAGACGAGGAGGTCTTCAAGGTTTCCTACAACGATGTGGATTTGTGTCTGAAGTCCCGTCAGGCTGGCTATCTGACTGTGTGGACACCATTTGCCCAGCTGTTACACGAAGGCAGTGTCAGCCAGAACAGTGTGGATACTGCTGCCGCTGAGGCCAAACTCAAGCGTTTTGTGTCTGAGCAGGATGCGATGTATGAGCGCTGGGTGTCTGTCCTCGCCCGCGATCCGGCTTACAACGCAAACCTTTCACTCAACGGCGTGGGTTTTGAAATCGAGCCTGATTTCAAACTGACCTGGCGTCCGCTGAGCTGGCGCCCGCGGCCAGTGGTGCTGGCTCATCCGGCTGACCCGCATGGTTGCGGTAACTACCGGATCATCCTGCCCTTTAAGGCACAGCAGAAGGCGGGCCTTATCGATGGCATGCTTTCTCCGGGCTTGTTGCACGTAGCTGATCTGGAGCGCTATGACCCGGATGTTATTGTGTTGCAGCGTCAGATTGGTGACGAGCGGCTGGAGGCCATGCGCCGTATCCAGAAGTTCTCGCGTGCGTTCAAGGTTTATGAGCTGGATGACTACTTGCCTAACCTGCCACTGAAAAACGTACACCGCGAGCAAATGCCCAAAGATGTATTGAAGTCCCTGCGTAAAGGCCTGAGCTATGTGGATCGTTTTGTGGTGTCAACCGAGCGTCTGGCTGAGGCCTTTACTGGTCTGCACGGTGAAATTCAGGTGGTGGAAAACCGCTTGGCCCCAGAATGGTGGGAAGGCTTGAAGAGCAAGCGTCGACAAGGGCGCAAGCCTCGCGTGGGCTGGGCTGGCGGCGCCAGCCACACCGGCGATCTGGAGTTGATTGCGGATGTGGTCAAAGCATTGGCGGATGAAGTGGAGTGGGTATTCCTAGGGATGTGCCCGGCCAAATTGCGGCCCTATATTCATGAATTCTATCCGGGTGTCGATATAGAGAAATATCCAGCTGCATTGGCCAGTTTAAACCTGGACTTGGCCTTAGCCCCTGTGGAGCAGAATCTGTTCAACGAATGCAAGAGCAATCTGCGCCTGCTTGAGTACGGTGTCTGCGGCTATCCCGTAATTTGCAGCGACTTGGCGTGCTACCAGGGAGACTTGCCAGTTACCCGGGTGAAAAACCGATTCAAAGACTGGGTCGATGCCATACGTGCACATATCAGTGATTTGGATGCAGCGGCCAAGATGGGAGATGAGTTGCAGGTGTCAGTACGCAGTGACTGGATGCTCGACGAAAACGCAGCCAGAAACTGGCTGCAGGCATGGTCTGGTCAGTAA
- a CDS encoding glycosyltransferase family A protein produces MKKLSVIVVAFNMARELPRTVQSLSPQLQQGISADDYEIIVVDNGSAEPVPQSVLSAWGADVRCLQVEKPNKSPVAAVNLGLAEARGEVCGVIVDGARMVTPGLLARVLKARNLREEPVISTVGFHLGPVHQSRSVAMGYEQKFEDFLLASIDWAKDPYRLFVVSCYAGSSPRGWFGPTSESNALFMLKQTWEQLGGYDPAFELPGGGLCNLDIFRRALELLPQNLIVLLGEGTFHQFHGGTSSNDEGSKWELFHREYQSIRGKNWEIPHVPVEYFGAVHPYSHDHLALSINALKG; encoded by the coding sequence ATGAAAAAACTCTCTGTCATTGTTGTGGCGTTCAATATGGCGCGTGAACTTCCACGCACCGTGCAGTCCCTCTCGCCGCAGCTACAGCAGGGCATCAGTGCCGATGATTATGAAATCATCGTGGTGGATAACGGCTCGGCAGAGCCCGTCCCGCAGAGCGTGCTGAGTGCTTGGGGCGCGGATGTGCGTTGTCTGCAGGTGGAAAAGCCGAACAAATCCCCTGTCGCGGCGGTAAACCTGGGCTTGGCTGAGGCCCGTGGCGAAGTGTGTGGAGTGATCGTAGACGGCGCACGCATGGTGACGCCGGGGCTGCTGGCCCGTGTGCTCAAAGCCAGGAACCTGCGCGAAGAGCCGGTGATTTCAACCGTAGGTTTCCATCTGGGGCCAGTCCATCAGTCGCGTAGTGTGGCGATGGGCTATGAGCAAAAGTTTGAGGACTTCCTGCTGGCATCCATCGACTGGGCCAAAGACCCGTATCGGCTGTTTGTTGTGTCCTGTTACGCCGGCTCGTCTCCGCGTGGCTGGTTCGGACCCACCAGCGAAAGCAATGCACTGTTCATGCTTAAGCAAACCTGGGAGCAGTTGGGCGGTTATGACCCGGCGTTTGAGCTGCCGGGGGGCGGCCTGTGCAACTTGGATATATTCCGCCGCGCGCTGGAACTACTGCCGCAGAACCTGATTGTGTTGTTGGGAGAAGGGACCTTCCATCAATTCCATGGCGGGACTTCATCCAATGATGAAGGCTCGAAGTGGGAGCTTTTTCACAGGGAGTACCAGAGCATCCGGGGGAAGAATTGGGAAATTCCTCATGTGCCTGTTGAGTATTTCGGAGCGGTACATCCTTACTCGCATGATCATCTGGCGTTATCGATCAATGCGCTGAAGGGCTGA
- a CDS encoding flagellar protein FlaG, producing the protein MDTRSIANTATASVTADSRVSGTTAGAALAEQQRNVLNAGRGSREDLEAAVATISDFVQSVSRSLNFSLEEGSGRVVVKVTDSGSGDVIRQIPSEEALQLAENLSEVRSLLFKAEA; encoded by the coding sequence ATGGATACCAGATCTATTGCCAATACAGCTACAGCGTCAGTCACTGCTGACAGTCGCGTTTCTGGTACTACTGCTGGTGCAGCCCTCGCTGAACAGCAGCGCAATGTGTTGAATGCTGGCCGTGGTTCTCGTGAAGATTTAGAAGCAGCGGTGGCTACAATTAGTGACTTTGTCCAGTCTGTAAGTCGCAGCCTTAATTTTTCCCTTGAGGAGGGTAGCGGTCGGGTGGTTGTTAAAGTCACCGACAGCGGTTCTGGCGATGTAATTCGGCAGATTCCTTCTGAGGAAGCGTTGCAGCTGGCTGAGAACCTTTCTGAGGTTCGCAGTCTGCTGTTCAAGGCCGAGGCCTGA